A window of Numenius arquata chromosome 6, bNumArq3.hap1.1, whole genome shotgun sequence contains these coding sequences:
- the TMX2 gene encoding thioredoxin-related transmembrane protein 2 isoform X1 has product MAVLAPLLALLYSVPGLCRWLARPYYPLSALLATAFLLVRKVPPLCQGLPSQREDGNPCDFDWREVEILMFLSAIVMMKNRRSITVEQHIGNIFMFSKVANAILFFRLDIRMGLLYLTLCIVFLMTCKPPLYMGPEYIKYFSDKTIDEELDRDKRVTWIVEFFANWSSECQSFAPIFADLSLKYNCPGLHFGKVDVGRYTDVSTRSGGRRYKVSTSPLTKQLPTLILFQGGTETMRRPQIDKKGRAVSWTFSEENVIREFNLNELYQKAKKQSKPREEGPEEPPGAQAAAGHPHGETKKEK; this is encoded by the exons ATGGCGGTGCTGGCGCCGCTGCTGGCGCTGCTGTACTCGGTGCCGGGGCTATGCCGCTGGCTGGCGCGGCCCTACTACCCGCTCTCCGCCCTGCTGGCCACCGCCTTCCTGCTTGTGCGCAAGGTCCCGCCGCTCTGCCAGGGGCTGCCCTCGCAGCGGGAGGACGGCaacccctgcgacttcgactgg cGGGAGGTGGAGATCCTCATGTTCCTCAGCGCCATTGTGATGATGAAGAACCGACGCTCCA tCACTGTGGAACAGCACATTGGGAACATCTTcatgttcagcaaagtggcaaaCGCCATCCTCTTCTTCCGCCTTGACATCCGCATGGGCCTGCTCTACCTCACACTCTGCATAG TGTTCCTGATGACCTGCAAGCCCCCCCTCTACATGGGCCCCGAGTACATCAAGTATTTCAGTGACAAGACCATCGAT gaggagctggaccgGGACAAGCGGGTGACCTGGATCGTCGAGTTCTTTGCCAACTGGTCCAGCGAGTGCCAGTCCTTCGCCCCCATCTTTGCCGACCTCTCTCTCAA gtacaACTGCCCCGGGCTGCACTTCGGGAAGGTGGACGTCGGCCGGTACACGGACGTCAGCACCAGGTCTGGGGGGAGGCG GTACAAGGTGAGCACTTCACCCCTCACCAAGCAGCTGCCCACCCTCATCCTCTTCCAGGGCGGGACGGAGACCATGCGCCGGCCCCAGATTGACAAGAAGGGCCGGGCTGTGTCCTGGACCTTCTCCGAG GAGAACGTGATCCGGGAGTTCAACCTGAACGAGCTCTACCAGAAGGCCAAGAAGCAGTCGAAGCCGCGGGAGGAGGGGCCCGAGGAGCCCCCCGGGGCGCAGGCCGCCGCCGGGCACCCCCACGGGGAGACCAAGAAGGAGAAGTAG
- the TMX2 gene encoding thioredoxin-related transmembrane protein 2 isoform X2, with product MAVLAPLLALLYSVPGLCRWLARPYYPLSALLATAFLLVRKVPPLCQGLPSQREDGNPCDFDWREVEILMFLSAIVMMKNRRSITVEQHIGNIFMFSKVANAILFFRLDIRMGLLYLTLCIVFLMTCKPPLYMGPEYIKYFSDKTIDEELDRDKRVTWIVEFFANWSSECQSFAPIFADLSLKYNCPGLHFGKVDVGRYTDVSTRYKVSTSPLTKQLPTLILFQGGTETMRRPQIDKKGRAVSWTFSEENVIREFNLNELYQKAKKQSKPREEGPEEPPGAQAAAGHPHGETKKEK from the exons ATGGCGGTGCTGGCGCCGCTGCTGGCGCTGCTGTACTCGGTGCCGGGGCTATGCCGCTGGCTGGCGCGGCCCTACTACCCGCTCTCCGCCCTGCTGGCCACCGCCTTCCTGCTTGTGCGCAAGGTCCCGCCGCTCTGCCAGGGGCTGCCCTCGCAGCGGGAGGACGGCaacccctgcgacttcgactgg cGGGAGGTGGAGATCCTCATGTTCCTCAGCGCCATTGTGATGATGAAGAACCGACGCTCCA tCACTGTGGAACAGCACATTGGGAACATCTTcatgttcagcaaagtggcaaaCGCCATCCTCTTCTTCCGCCTTGACATCCGCATGGGCCTGCTCTACCTCACACTCTGCATAG TGTTCCTGATGACCTGCAAGCCCCCCCTCTACATGGGCCCCGAGTACATCAAGTATTTCAGTGACAAGACCATCGAT gaggagctggaccgGGACAAGCGGGTGACCTGGATCGTCGAGTTCTTTGCCAACTGGTCCAGCGAGTGCCAGTCCTTCGCCCCCATCTTTGCCGACCTCTCTCTCAA gtacaACTGCCCCGGGCTGCACTTCGGGAAGGTGGACGTCGGCCGGTACACGGACGTCAGCACCAG GTACAAGGTGAGCACTTCACCCCTCACCAAGCAGCTGCCCACCCTCATCCTCTTCCAGGGCGGGACGGAGACCATGCGCCGGCCCCAGATTGACAAGAAGGGCCGGGCTGTGTCCTGGACCTTCTCCGAG GAGAACGTGATCCGGGAGTTCAACCTGAACGAGCTCTACCAGAAGGCCAAGAAGCAGTCGAAGCCGCGGGAGGAGGGGCCCGAGGAGCCCCCCGGGGCGCAGGCCGCCGCCGGGCACCCCCACGGGGAGACCAAGAAGGAGAAGTAG
- the ZDHHC5 gene encoding palmitoyltransferase ZDHHC5 isoform X1 produces the protein MPAASGKRFKPSKYVPVSAAAIFLVGATTLFFAFTCPGLSLYISPVIPIYNAVVFLFVLANFSMATFMDPGIFPRAEEDEDKEDDFRAPLYKTVEIKGIQVRMKWCATCRFYRPPRCSHCSVCDNCVEEFDHHCPWVNNCIGRRNYRYFFLFLLSLTTHIMGVFGFGLLYVLYQVEELSGVRMAVTMVVMCVAGLFFIPVAGLTGFHVVLVARGRTTNEQVTGKFRGGVNPFTNGCCKNVSRVLCSSPAPRYLGRPRAEQTVLVRPPFLRPEVSDGQITVKIMDNGIQTELKRTKVRKVGISGPCIGALHGAQGCRPAFSKGSLEVTESQSADAEPPPPPKPDLSRYTGLRTHLTLATNEDSSLLGKDSPPTPTMYKYRPGYSSSSSSAALPHSTSAKLSRVNSLKEPNSICESGRKPSYRSEPSLEPESFRSPTFGKSFHFDPLSSGSRSSSLKSAQGTGFEMGHLQSIRSEGTTSTSYKSLVNQTRNGSLSYDSLLTPSDSPDFESVQAGPEPDPPVGYTSPFLSARIAQQRETDLHGRFAAAISPKHAPPREPSPVRYDNLSRHIVASIQEREKLLQQPLPAPGREEDGGMADSGIQSTPGSSNAPRTSSSSDDSKRSPLGKNPLTRPAPPRFGKPEPPPALRVRSLGSPDQPAAPHLGKSLSYSSQKPAPQPGGPETEEVALQPLLAPKDEVQMRTAYSKSNGQPKSLGSAPPGPGQVPLSSPTRGGVKKVSGVGGTTYEISV, from the exons GTGCCCAGGGCTCAGCCTCTACATCTCCCCAGTCATTCCCATCTACAATGCCGTCGTCTTCCTCTTCGTGCTGGCCAACTTCAGCATGGCCACCTTCATGGACCCTGGCATATTCCCGCGAG CTGAGGAGGACGAGGACAAGGAGGATGACTTCCGAGCCCCACTCTACAAGACGGTGGAAATCAAGGGCATTCAGGTGCGCATGAAGTGGTGTGCGACCTGCCGCTTCTACCGGCCACCACGCTGCTCCCACTGCAGCGTCTGCGACAACTGTGTGGAG GAGTTTGACCATCACTGTCCCTGGGTCAACAACTGCATCGGGCGGCGCAATTACCGttacttcttcctcttcttgctgTCCCTCACCACGCACATCATGGGGGTGTTCGGCTTTGGCCTGCTCTACGTCCTCTACCAGGTGGAGGAGCTCTCCGGCGTCCGCATGGCTGTCAC CATGGTGGTGATGTGCGTGGCCGGCTTGTTCTTCATTCCCGTCGCTGGCCTTACGGGGTTCCACGTGGTGCTCGTGGCGAGGGGCCGCACTACCAATGAGCAG GTGACGGGCAAGTTCCGCGGTGGTGTCAACCCCTTCACCAACGGTTGCTGTAAGAACGTCAGCCGGGtcctctgcagctccccagcccccag GTACCTTGGGcgccccagggctgagcagacaGTGCTGGTGAGACCCCCCTTCTTGCGGCCCGAGGTGTCAGACGGTCAGATCACTGTCAAGATCATGGACAACGGTATCCAGACAGAGCTGAAGAGGACGAAGGTGAGGAAGGTGGGGATTAGCGGTCCCTGCATTGGGGCCCTCCATGGAGCCCAGGGGTGCAGGCCTGCATTC TCCAAAGGAAGCCTGGAGGTGACGGAGAGCCAGTCTGCTGATGCCGAGCCACCACCCCCACCTAAGCCAGACCTCAGCCGCTACACGGGCCTGAGGACACACTTAACCCTGGCCACCAACGAGG acaGCAGCTTGCTAGGCAAGGACAGCCCCCCGACCCCCACCATGTACAAGTACCGGCCcggctacagcagcagcagcagctcggcAGCCCTGCCCCACTCCACCAGCGCCAAG CTGAGCCGAGTGAACAGCCTGAAGGAGCCCAACTCCATCTGCGAGAGCGGCCGCAAGCCCAGCTACCGCTCGGAGCCCAGCCTGGAGCCCGAGAGCTTCCGCTCGCCCACCTTCGGCAAGAGCTTTCACTTCGACCCGCTCTCCAGCGGCTCCCGCTCCTCCAGCCTCAAGTCGGCCCAGGGCACGGGCTTCGAGATGGGCCACCTGCAGTCCATCCGCTCGGAGggcaccacctccacctcctaCAAGAGCCTGGTGAACCAGACGCGCAACGGCAGCCTGTCATACGACAGCCTGCTGACCCCCTCCGACAGCCCCGACTTTGAGTCAGTGCAGGCGGGCCCGGAGCCCGACCCCCCGGTGGGCTACACCTCGCCCTTCCTCTCGGCCCGCATCGCCCAGCAGAGAGAGACCGACCTGCACGGCCGCTTCGCCGCCGCCATCTCCCCCAAGCACGCGCCGCCCCGCGAGCCCTCGCCCGTGCGCTACGACAATCTCTCCCGACACATCGTGGCCTCCATCCAGGAGCgggagaagctgctgcagcagccgctgCCGGCCCCGGGCAGGGAGGAGGACGGGGGGATGGCGGACTCGGGCATCCAGTCGACGCCGGGCTCCAGCAACGCCCCCCGCACCAGCTCCTCCTCGGACGATTCGAAGCGCTCGCCCCTGGGCAAGAACCCGCTCACCCGCCCGGCCCCCCCACGCTTCGGCAAGCCCGAGCCCCCCCCCGCGCTGCGGGTGCGCTCCCTGGGCTCTCCCGACCAGCCCGCCGCCCCCCACCTGGGCAAATCCCTCTCCTACAGCAGCCAAAAACCAGCCCCTCAGCCTGGCGGCCCCGAGACCGAGGAGGTGGCCTTGCAGCCATTACTGGCACCAAA gGACGAGGTGCAGATGAGAACAGCCTACAGCAAGTCCAATGGGCAGCCCAAGAGCCTGGGCTCGGCCCCCCCGGGCCCGGGGCAGGTGCCCCTCAGCAGCCCCACCCGTGGAGGAGTCAAGAAGGTCTCGGGCGTGGGGGGCACCACCTACGAGATCTCAGTATGA
- the ZDHHC5 gene encoding palmitoyltransferase ZDHHC5 isoform X2, translating to MPAASGKRFKPSKYVPVSAAAIFLVGATTLFFAFTCPGLSLYISPVIPIYNAVVFLFVLANFSMATFMDPGIFPRAEEDEDKEDDFRAPLYKTVEIKGIQVRMKWCATCRFYRPPRCSHCSVCDNCVEEFDHHCPWVNNCIGRRNYRYFFLFLLSLTTHIMGVFGFGLLYVLYQVEELSGVRMAVTMVVMCVAGLFFIPVAGLTGFHVVLVARGRTTNEQVTGKFRGGVNPFTNGCCKNVSRVLCSSPAPRYLGRPRAEQTVLVRPPFLRPEVSDGQITVKIMDNGIQTELKRTKSKGSLEVTESQSADAEPPPPPKPDLSRYTGLRTHLTLATNEDSSLLGKDSPPTPTMYKYRPGYSSSSSSAALPHSTSAKLSRVNSLKEPNSICESGRKPSYRSEPSLEPESFRSPTFGKSFHFDPLSSGSRSSSLKSAQGTGFEMGHLQSIRSEGTTSTSYKSLVNQTRNGSLSYDSLLTPSDSPDFESVQAGPEPDPPVGYTSPFLSARIAQQRETDLHGRFAAAISPKHAPPREPSPVRYDNLSRHIVASIQEREKLLQQPLPAPGREEDGGMADSGIQSTPGSSNAPRTSSSSDDSKRSPLGKNPLTRPAPPRFGKPEPPPALRVRSLGSPDQPAAPHLGKSLSYSSQKPAPQPGGPETEEVALQPLLAPKDEVQMRTAYSKSNGQPKSLGSAPPGPGQVPLSSPTRGGVKKVSGVGGTTYEISV from the exons GTGCCCAGGGCTCAGCCTCTACATCTCCCCAGTCATTCCCATCTACAATGCCGTCGTCTTCCTCTTCGTGCTGGCCAACTTCAGCATGGCCACCTTCATGGACCCTGGCATATTCCCGCGAG CTGAGGAGGACGAGGACAAGGAGGATGACTTCCGAGCCCCACTCTACAAGACGGTGGAAATCAAGGGCATTCAGGTGCGCATGAAGTGGTGTGCGACCTGCCGCTTCTACCGGCCACCACGCTGCTCCCACTGCAGCGTCTGCGACAACTGTGTGGAG GAGTTTGACCATCACTGTCCCTGGGTCAACAACTGCATCGGGCGGCGCAATTACCGttacttcttcctcttcttgctgTCCCTCACCACGCACATCATGGGGGTGTTCGGCTTTGGCCTGCTCTACGTCCTCTACCAGGTGGAGGAGCTCTCCGGCGTCCGCATGGCTGTCAC CATGGTGGTGATGTGCGTGGCCGGCTTGTTCTTCATTCCCGTCGCTGGCCTTACGGGGTTCCACGTGGTGCTCGTGGCGAGGGGCCGCACTACCAATGAGCAG GTGACGGGCAAGTTCCGCGGTGGTGTCAACCCCTTCACCAACGGTTGCTGTAAGAACGTCAGCCGGGtcctctgcagctccccagcccccag GTACCTTGGGcgccccagggctgagcagacaGTGCTGGTGAGACCCCCCTTCTTGCGGCCCGAGGTGTCAGACGGTCAGATCACTGTCAAGATCATGGACAACGGTATCCAGACAGAGCTGAAGAGGACGAAG TCCAAAGGAAGCCTGGAGGTGACGGAGAGCCAGTCTGCTGATGCCGAGCCACCACCCCCACCTAAGCCAGACCTCAGCCGCTACACGGGCCTGAGGACACACTTAACCCTGGCCACCAACGAGG acaGCAGCTTGCTAGGCAAGGACAGCCCCCCGACCCCCACCATGTACAAGTACCGGCCcggctacagcagcagcagcagctcggcAGCCCTGCCCCACTCCACCAGCGCCAAG CTGAGCCGAGTGAACAGCCTGAAGGAGCCCAACTCCATCTGCGAGAGCGGCCGCAAGCCCAGCTACCGCTCGGAGCCCAGCCTGGAGCCCGAGAGCTTCCGCTCGCCCACCTTCGGCAAGAGCTTTCACTTCGACCCGCTCTCCAGCGGCTCCCGCTCCTCCAGCCTCAAGTCGGCCCAGGGCACGGGCTTCGAGATGGGCCACCTGCAGTCCATCCGCTCGGAGggcaccacctccacctcctaCAAGAGCCTGGTGAACCAGACGCGCAACGGCAGCCTGTCATACGACAGCCTGCTGACCCCCTCCGACAGCCCCGACTTTGAGTCAGTGCAGGCGGGCCCGGAGCCCGACCCCCCGGTGGGCTACACCTCGCCCTTCCTCTCGGCCCGCATCGCCCAGCAGAGAGAGACCGACCTGCACGGCCGCTTCGCCGCCGCCATCTCCCCCAAGCACGCGCCGCCCCGCGAGCCCTCGCCCGTGCGCTACGACAATCTCTCCCGACACATCGTGGCCTCCATCCAGGAGCgggagaagctgctgcagcagccgctgCCGGCCCCGGGCAGGGAGGAGGACGGGGGGATGGCGGACTCGGGCATCCAGTCGACGCCGGGCTCCAGCAACGCCCCCCGCACCAGCTCCTCCTCGGACGATTCGAAGCGCTCGCCCCTGGGCAAGAACCCGCTCACCCGCCCGGCCCCCCCACGCTTCGGCAAGCCCGAGCCCCCCCCCGCGCTGCGGGTGCGCTCCCTGGGCTCTCCCGACCAGCCCGCCGCCCCCCACCTGGGCAAATCCCTCTCCTACAGCAGCCAAAAACCAGCCCCTCAGCCTGGCGGCCCCGAGACCGAGGAGGTGGCCTTGCAGCCATTACTGGCACCAAA gGACGAGGTGCAGATGAGAACAGCCTACAGCAAGTCCAATGGGCAGCCCAAGAGCCTGGGCTCGGCCCCCCCGGGCCCGGGGCAGGTGCCCCTCAGCAGCCCCACCCGTGGAGGAGTCAAGAAGGTCTCGGGCGTGGGGGGCACCACCTACGAGATCTCAGTATGA
- the SELENOH gene encoding selenoprotein H, with protein MAPRRRKRGAPQPAAAEAPEPADPPPKRAHALGEDSPGVTGPRVVIEHCKSURVFGRTAAAVSEALRGAAAHLPVDINPRPPRRNSFEVSLVKEDGSTVELWSGIRKGPPRKLKFPQPEAVVEALKSSLA; from the exons ATGGCTCCCCGCCGGAGGAAGCGCGGCGCCCCCCAGCCGGCGGCGGCCGAGGCTCCGGAGCCGGCGGACCCCCCGCCGAAGCGGGCGCACGCGCTGGGCGAGGACAGCCCGGGGGTCACCGGCCCCCGCGTCGTCATCGAGCACTG CAAGAGCTGACGCGTGTTCGGGCGCACGGCGGCGGCGGTGAGTGAGGCCCTGCGCGGGGCCGCCGCGCACCTCCCCGTAGACATCAACCCCCGCCCGCCGCGCAGGAACAGCTTCGAGGTGTCCCTGGTGAAGGAGGACGGCAGCA CCGTGGAGCTCTGGAGCGGCATCAGGAAGGGCCCTCCCCGCAAGCTGAAGTTCCCCCAGCCGGAGGCCGTGGTGGAGGCCCTGAAGAGCAGCTTGGCATAG
- the MED19 gene encoding mediator of RNA polymerase II transcription subunit 19: MENFSALFGGAEPPPSAAAAALGFGPAKAPGAGAAPPPAAAAAPPSGEDAARKAAAGPFYLLRELPGTTELTGSTNLITHYNLEHAYNKFCGKKVKEKLSNFLPDLPGMIDLPGSHDNSSLRSLIEKPPICSSSFTPLTGTMLTGFRLHAGPLPEQCRLMHIQPPKKKNKHKHKQSRTQDPVPPETPSDSDHKKKKKKKEEDPERKRKKKEKKKKKNRHSPEHPGVGSSQASSSSSLR, encoded by the exons ATGGAGAACTTCTCGGCGCTGTTCGGCGGGGCCGAGCCgccgccctccgccgccgccgccgcccttgGCTTCGGGCCCGCCAAGGCGCCGGGCGCCGGGGCtgcgccgccccccgccgccgccgccgcgccgccgtcGGGCGAGGACGCGGCCCGCAAGGCTGCCGCCGGCCCCTTCTACCTGCTGCGGGAGCTACcag gcACCACGGAGCTGACGGGCAGCACCAACCTGATCACGCACTACAACCTGGAGCACGCCTACAACAAGTTCTGCGGGAAGAAGGTGAAGGAGAAGCTCAGCAACTTCCTCCCCGACCTGCCCGGCATGATCGACCTGCCCGGCTCCCACGACAACAGCAGCCTGCGTTCCCTCATTGAGAAGCCCCCCATCTGCAGCAGCTCCTTCACCCCCCTCACCGGCACCATGCTGACGGGATTCCGCCTCCACGCCGGCCCG ctgcccGAGCAGTGCCGGCTGATGCACATCCAGCCGCCTAAGAAGAAGAACAAGCACAAGCACAAGCAGAGCCGCACCCAGGATCCCGTCCCCCCAG AAACCCCCTCGGACTCCgaccacaagaagaaaaagaagaaaaaagaagaggatcCGGAacggaagaggaagaagaaagagaagaagaaaaagaag AACCGGCACAGCCCGGAGCACCCGGGGGTGGgcagctcccaggccagcagcagcagcagcttgcgGTGA